In Sphingomonas psychrotolerans, the following proteins share a genomic window:
- a CDS encoding Lrp/AsnC family transcriptional regulator produces the protein MRFDEIDVRILGLLQDNGRMTNVELAERVGLTAPPCLRRVRALEQQGAIGGYHAALDPAALGYNLTVFAMVSLKSQAESDLRAFEQLVADIPEVRECHMLNGEIDFILKIVAPDLQSFQQILTTQLTTAPNVEHVKTSLTIRTSKALPGVPVPEM, from the coding sequence ATGCGATTCGACGAGATCGACGTGCGGATTCTCGGGCTGCTGCAAGATAATGGCCGGATGACCAATGTCGAGCTTGCCGAACGGGTCGGCCTGACTGCCCCACCCTGCCTGCGGCGAGTCCGCGCGCTCGAGCAGCAGGGCGCGATCGGCGGTTATCATGCCGCGCTCGATCCGGCCGCGCTCGGCTATAATCTGACCGTCTTCGCGATGGTCAGCCTCAAGAGCCAGGCCGAGAGCGACCTGCGCGCGTTCGAGCAACTGGTGGCGGACATCCCCGAAGTTCGCGAATGCCACATGCTCAACGGCGAGATCGACTTCATTCTCAAGATCGTCGCCCCCGATCTGCAAAGCTTCCAGCAGATCCTGACGACGCAGCTGACCACCGCGCCCAATGTCGAGCATGTGAAGACGTCGCTGACCATCCGTACCTCGAAAGCGCTGCCGGGCGTGCCCGTTCCCGAGATGTGA
- a CDS encoding polysaccharide deacetylase family protein produces the protein MATLAGLGYRADTSMRSGYDYSAGGGPDFSAITNHAFHTGPAQSIVELPLTTVFTGAFRRGGVRLYRRLGSVPRGRGAAARLGLLSRVALTPEDMPLEEALEAVRIAAGEGVRLLNFSFHSPSIEPGHTPYVRDAADLAAFWRWWDAIFALLARLGVASASLAEILDAACGTTQTSATAAGAGGL, from the coding sequence TTGGCGACCTTGGCCGGGCTTGGCTATCGCGCCGACACGTCGATGCGGTCAGGCTATGACTATTCCGCCGGCGGCGGACCCGATTTCTCCGCCATAACCAACCATGCCTTTCACACCGGGCCGGCGCAGTCGATCGTCGAGCTTCCGCTGACCACCGTTTTCACCGGAGCGTTCCGCCGCGGCGGCGTGCGTCTTTATCGCCGCCTGGGAAGCGTGCCGCGTGGCCGCGGTGCCGCAGCGCGTCTCGGCCTGCTCTCGCGCGTGGCGCTGACGCCCGAGGACATGCCGCTCGAGGAAGCGCTCGAAGCGGTGCGGATCGCGGCGGGTGAGGGGGTGCGGTTGCTCAACTTCAGCTTCCATTCGCCCTCGATCGAGCCCGGCCATACGCCTTATGTTCGCGATGCCGCGGATCTCGCTGCATTCTGGCGCTGGTGGGACGCGATATTCGCCTTGCTCGCGCGGCTCGGGGTCGCGTCGGCTTCGCTGGCCGAGATCCTCGACGCGGCTTGCGGGACGACGCAAACCTCCGCTACTGCCGCGGGCGCTGGGGGCCTGTAG
- a CDS encoding polysaccharide deacetylase family protein, translated as MPAALVRWPESFGTRFAILVDTEEEFDWRAPFSRNPGGTTHMRAMPTAHARFVAHGAALTWLVDYPIATCSRSVEILRSLIADGRSAIGTQLHPWVNPPFEEEICIANSFAGNLPAALEEQKLAALTEVIAAAFGVPPLVYRAGRYGIGPAAWRPWPGLAIAPTRRCGQAMTIPPAADPISPP; from the coding sequence GTGCCGGCCGCCCTGGTTCGGTGGCCGGAAAGCTTCGGCACGCGCTTCGCTATTCTCGTCGATACCGAAGAGGAGTTCGACTGGCGCGCACCGTTCAGCCGGAACCCCGGGGGAACCACCCACATGAGGGCGATGCCGACGGCGCATGCGCGCTTCGTCGCGCATGGCGCCGCGCTCACCTGGTTGGTCGACTATCCGATCGCGACCTGTTCGCGCTCGGTCGAGATATTACGCAGCCTGATAGCCGACGGCCGCTCCGCGATCGGCACCCAATTGCATCCTTGGGTGAACCCACCGTTCGAAGAGGAAATCTGTATTGCCAACAGCTTCGCGGGTAATCTTCCCGCTGCGCTGGAGGAGCAGAAGCTCGCCGCGCTGACCGAGGTGATCGCTGCGGCATTCGGCGTCCCGCCGCTGGTCTACCGCGCCGGGCGCTACGGCATCGGCCCCGCAGCTTGGCGACCTTGGCCGGGCTTGGCTATCGCGCCGACACGTCGATGCGGTCAGGCTATGACTATTCCGCCGGCGGCGGACCCGATTTCTCCGCCATAA
- a CDS encoding RNA polymerase sigma factor — protein MSDVSFNDVIRTHSGLLSRIALAYEADPSQREDLKQEIVLAVWRALPSFRGQSSLKTYVASIAQKRAVTHVSRRTRNPVTEELGEELPTADLQPDEAAIVADRRSRLVAAMRQLSVAQRETATLMLEGFSFIEIGETLGITANAAMLRCQRAKATLVELMGAAHGR, from the coding sequence TTGAGCGATGTAAGCTTCAATGACGTCATACGCACCCATTCGGGGCTGCTTTCGCGCATAGCACTTGCCTATGAAGCCGATCCGAGCCAGCGTGAGGATCTCAAGCAGGAGATCGTCCTTGCCGTGTGGCGCGCGCTACCGTCCTTTCGCGGCCAATCCTCGCTCAAGACCTACGTCGCCAGCATCGCGCAGAAGCGAGCGGTGACGCACGTCTCGCGCCGCACGCGAAATCCTGTTACGGAAGAATTGGGCGAAGAGCTCCCGACAGCCGACCTGCAACCTGACGAAGCGGCAATAGTCGCGGATCGGCGGTCACGACTGGTGGCGGCGATGCGGCAGTTGAGCGTAGCCCAGCGGGAGACGGCGACGCTGATGCTGGAAGGTTTTTCGTTCATCGAAATCGGCGAGACGTTGGGGATCACCGCCAATGCCGCGATGCTCCGCTGCCAACGGGCAAAGGCGACGCTTGTCGAGCTAATGGGGGCGGCACATGGCCGGTGA
- a CDS encoding sensor histidine kinase, which translates to MRFDDTLDTVLAADLGTPYGVQSVWRQLVDLIGRRRVPPATRAMATLRAIRADVPLPVRAASARAVEFADPPAPLVRLFAQDDISIAIPVLRSARLTAPEWIQLLPDLSPTARSVLRNRRDLGPDVRRALESFGPIDLVLPDGVTQASTEVVDRSVGSIAEPRSGAQNPEMDHSDRITAAASAARPVRPVAQPAEGEDSGPFEIAEVVARIDAFWRHREEAGPVAPPAPPRAEEFRFETDEKGVIRWVDGVSRSALIGLSLDLAREADGAQVDGIAAGAFRRRAGFSTARMLIDGGSDAAGDWLISAVPVFDPANGRFTGYRGTARRPRIDERAEPVRTPTGSPAESLRQLVHELRTPTNAIAGFAEMIETQMLGPVADVYRERANVIRTEARELLGAIDDLDLAARIDSDALALTPDRVALRPLLAAIADDLAPLLELRGSMIALPVEDHVVTGDRRAVERLLSRLMATLVSASVPGERIGVKMALESDRGVAVAVDRPKALADYPGDSVLGIDDEREDATLLGTGFALRLSRNLARELGGSLIIGPATLTLRLPAAVTSQVGQAI; encoded by the coding sequence GTGCGCTTTGACGATACTCTGGACACGGTGCTCGCCGCCGATCTTGGTACGCCCTACGGCGTCCAGTCGGTATGGCGGCAGCTCGTCGACCTGATCGGCCGGCGCCGGGTGCCCCCAGCTACCCGCGCGATGGCGACCTTGCGGGCGATTCGGGCAGATGTGCCGCTCCCGGTCCGGGCGGCCAGCGCCCGCGCAGTCGAATTCGCCGATCCGCCGGCGCCGCTCGTCCGCCTGTTCGCGCAAGACGACATCTCGATCGCCATCCCCGTGCTGCGCAGCGCACGACTGACCGCGCCTGAGTGGATCCAGCTACTTCCCGATCTGTCGCCGACCGCGCGCAGCGTGCTGCGCAATCGCCGCGATCTCGGCCCCGACGTGCGGCGCGCGCTCGAGAGCTTCGGGCCGATCGACCTGGTCTTGCCCGATGGCGTGACGCAGGCATCCACGGAAGTTGTGGATAGATCGGTCGGATCGATTGCGGAACCGCGCTCCGGCGCGCAGAACCCTGAAATGGATCATAGCGACAGGATCACGGCCGCGGCGTCCGCCGCGAGGCCGGTGCGGCCGGTCGCACAGCCTGCCGAAGGTGAGGATTCGGGTCCGTTCGAAATCGCCGAGGTCGTCGCGCGGATCGACGCATTCTGGCGCCATCGCGAGGAAGCCGGGCCGGTGGCGCCGCCGGCACCGCCCCGCGCCGAAGAGTTCCGCTTCGAAACCGATGAGAAGGGCGTGATCCGTTGGGTCGACGGCGTGAGCCGCTCGGCGCTGATCGGTCTTTCGCTGGATCTGGCGCGCGAGGCCGATGGCGCGCAGGTCGACGGCATCGCCGCCGGCGCATTCCGCCGACGCGCCGGATTCTCCACTGCACGGATGCTGATCGACGGTGGCTCGGACGCCGCCGGGGATTGGCTGATTTCGGCGGTCCCGGTGTTCGATCCGGCCAATGGCCGCTTCACCGGCTATCGTGGCACGGCGCGACGTCCGCGTATCGATGAGCGCGCCGAGCCCGTTCGGACCCCGACGGGGTCGCCGGCCGAATCGCTGCGCCAGCTGGTCCACGAGCTGCGCACCCCTACCAATGCGATCGCCGGTTTCGCCGAGATGATCGAGACGCAGATGCTGGGCCCGGTCGCGGATGTGTATCGCGAGCGTGCGAATGTCATCCGCACCGAGGCACGCGAGCTGCTAGGCGCGATCGACGATCTCGATCTCGCTGCGCGTATCGACAGCGATGCGTTGGCACTGACGCCCGATCGCGTTGCGCTGCGGCCGCTGCTGGCGGCGATCGCCGACGATCTCGCGCCGTTGCTCGAGCTGCGCGGCTCTATGATCGCACTGCCCGTCGAGGACCATGTCGTCACCGGCGATCGCCGTGCGGTCGAGCGGTTGTTGTCGCGGCTGATGGCGACGTTAGTGTCGGCCAGTGTGCCGGGCGAGCGGATCGGCGTGAAGATGGCGCTCGAAAGCGACCGGGGCGTTGCGGTGGCGGTCGACCGGCCGAAGGCGCTCGCCGACTATCCCGGCGATTCGGTTCTCGGCATCGACGACGAGCGCGAGGACGCGACGCTACTGGGGACGGGCTTCGCCCTCCGGCTGTCGCGCAATCTCGCCCGCGAACTTGGCGGCAGCCTGATCATTGGCCCCGCAACCTTGACTTTGCGGCTTCCTGCCGCCGTAACCAGCCAGGTGGGGCAGGCGATCTGA
- a CDS encoding transposase, with amino-acid sequence MPADEGYDADAIRAYLAKRNINPVIPGRSNRWVKIEHNRTLYKQRNRVERMFGHLKINRAIATRYHQIASSFFGKVHLATARYWLKFVYAA; translated from the coding sequence TTGCCGGCGGACGAGGGCTACGATGCCGATGCCATCCGTGCTTACCTCGCGAAACGGAACATAAATCCCGTCATTCCCGGCCGATCAAACCGCTGGGTCAAAATCGAGCATAACCGAACCCTCTACAAGCAGCGCAACCGTGTCGAGCGTATGTTCGGTCATCTCAAAATCAACCGCGCGATAGCCACCCGCTACCACCAAATTGCCAGTAGCTTCTTCGGCAAGGTCCATCTCGCCACGGCCAGATACTGGCTCAAATTTGTCTACGCCGCCTAG